The Phaseolus vulgaris cultivar G19833 unplaced genomic scaffold, P. vulgaris v2.0 scaffold_363, whole genome shotgun sequence genome includes a region encoding these proteins:
- the LOC137817626 gene encoding uncharacterized mitochondrial protein AtMg00810-like, with protein MGDLNYVLGLQVKQLKDGIFLNQTKYCKDMLRKFGMDKCKPISTSFSTSYHLDHDIAGIPVDETKYRGLIGSLLYLTASRPDIMFCNFAGCKIDRKSTSGTCHLLGSSLISWQCKKQACVALSTAEAKSALKHQRLKQLLKMTGNVYHDLVKVFYTNLTLDWKKPCVLREKN; from the exons atgggtgatttgaattatgttttaggcttgcaggtcaaacaactcaaggatggcatatTCTTAAATCAAACCAAGTATTGCAAGGACATGTTGAGAAAATTTGGAATGGACAAGtgcaaaccaatcagcacaTCCTTCTCAACTAGCTACCACTTGGATCATGATATTGCTGGAATTCCTGTTGATGAGACTAAATACAGAGGACTTATAGGATCCCTattgtatctcactgccagtaGACCTGACATAATgttttgca actttgcaggttgcaagattgataggaagagcaccagtggcacctgtcatttgcttggatcaagcttgatctcatggcaatgcaaaaagcaggcttgtgttgctctctctactgctgaagCAAA GTCTGCCTTGAAGCATCAAAGGTTGAAGCAACTTCTTAAAATGACTGGTAATGTGTATCATGATCTAGTGAAGGTGTTCTACACCAATCTAACTTTGGATTGGAAAAAGCCTTGTGTCCTACGTGAAAAGAATTAA